One Piliocolobus tephrosceles isolate RC106 unplaced genomic scaffold, ASM277652v3 unscaffolded_36694, whole genome shotgun sequence genomic region harbors:
- the LOC113222946 gene encoding mpv17-like protein produces MAGWWPAFSRAARRHPWPTNVLLYGSLFTAGDALQQRLQGGEADWRQTRSVATLVVTFHANFNYVWLGLLERALPGRAPRAVLAKLLCDQVVAAPIAISVFYAGMSILQEKDDIFLDLKQKFWNTYL; encoded by the exons ATGGCGGGCTGGTGGCCGGCATTCTCGCGCGCGGCCCGGCGCCACCCGTGGCCCACCAACGTACTGCTCTACGGCTCGCTCTTCACTGCCGGGGACGCGCTGCAGCAGCGGCTGCAGGGCGGCGAGGCCGACTGGCGCCAGACGCGGAGCGTGGCCACGTTGGTGGTGACCTTCCACGCCAACTTCAACTACGTGTGGCTGGGCCTGCTGGAGCGCGCGCTCCCGGGCCGCGCGCCGCGCGCGGTGCTGGCCAAGTTGCTCTGCGACCAGGTGGTCGCTGCGCCCATCGCGATCTCGGTCTTCTACGCCG GTATGAGCATTCTCCAGGAAAAGGATGACATATTTTTGGACctgaaacagaaattctggaatacCTATCTG